Proteins from a single region of Chryseobacterium sp. W4I1:
- a CDS encoding efflux RND transporter periplasmic adaptor subunit → MLYKSTRLRLGILIPLMGILLIACENKSEKTSKKTATTNADASKLPVDIIIAQEKLLNHEEAIVGTMMSNREVSIVSEIPQKITKVAFKDGGYVTQGAVLYTLNDTDIKSRLKQVGAELELAKLNKERMSNLLKTETVRQQEYDEAFTRFRSLVAQQDLLRVELAKTVIRAPFSGKIGISKVHLGAYVTPGAVLVMLQDQSSIKINFSVPEKYLPLIKMGDKVRFTSELSGEEYIATINATEPGLDAQGRSLQVQALANNTGGQFRPGLSAKVYFSATDKGAKGILVPTEALAPGAKGYTVFIIKNGVAKPAEVTISKRTETDAVITSGIATGDSIIVSNMLRLGDGMPVKAVVSK, encoded by the coding sequence ATGTTATACAAATCTACAAGACTAAGGTTAGGCATTTTAATACCGTTAATGGGCATCTTATTGATTGCCTGTGAGAACAAGTCGGAAAAAACGTCGAAAAAAACGGCAACCACTAACGCAGATGCCAGCAAATTACCGGTAGATATTATCATTGCTCAGGAAAAATTGCTCAATCATGAAGAAGCTATTGTGGGTACGATGATGTCTAATCGAGAAGTATCCATCGTCAGCGAAATTCCTCAAAAGATAACTAAAGTAGCCTTTAAAGATGGCGGCTACGTTACCCAAGGCGCTGTATTGTACACATTGAATGACACCGATATTAAATCCCGTTTAAAACAGGTTGGTGCTGAACTGGAATTGGCAAAACTCAACAAAGAGCGGATGAGTAATCTCTTGAAAACCGAAACCGTAAGACAGCAGGAATATGATGAAGCATTTACGCGTTTCCGTTCCTTGGTTGCACAGCAGGATTTGCTTCGTGTCGAACTTGCCAAAACGGTAATCCGGGCGCCATTTTCAGGGAAAATCGGAATTTCAAAAGTACATCTTGGTGCTTATGTTACCCCTGGTGCAGTACTGGTGATGTTGCAAGACCAAAGCAGTATCAAAATCAATTTCTCAGTTCCGGAAAAATACCTGCCTTTAATAAAAATGGGAGATAAAGTACGGTTTACTTCCGAGTTATCTGGCGAGGAGTATATAGCAACCATCAACGCCACCGAACCGGGACTTGACGCTCAAGGCAGGAGCTTGCAGGTGCAGGCATTGGCAAATAATACGGGTGGCCAATTTAGGCCAGGACTTTCTGCAAAAGTCTATTTCAGTGCTACCGATAAAGGTGCAAAAGGGATATTGGTACCAACCGAAGCGCTGGCTCCTGGCGCAAAAGGTTACACTGTTTTCATCATTAAAAATGGCGTAGCAAAACCTGCGGAAGTAACCATTAGCAAAAGGACAGAAACAGATGCAGTCATCACTTCTGGCATCGCTACCGGCGATAGCATTATTGTTTCAAACATGCTGCGCTTAGGAGATGGAATGCCTGTAAAAGCCGTTGTGTCCAAATAA
- the holA gene encoding DNA polymerase III subunit delta: MKELDLILKNIKNKEVLPIYFFHGEEPYFIDAAVKVLEHDFLEEDEKAFNQTVVYGKDTSYQEILSLARQFPMMGDKQLIIVKEAQDLKFNEEENRVLETYVENPVPSTVLAFAHKHKKLDSRKKATKALDKAKALFLSESVRDNNLPKWIADECARLKIKTAPNIAHLLAEYLGNDLSRIANELNKLKIILKEGEILDGTIVENHIGISKEYNVFELQKALGTKNADAAFRIAHFMGKNPKNNPFVMMLASLYSYFSNVIIYQTMAGQPPQTIASQMGVNPYFIKDYAESARLYPLKHATRVISILREFDMKGKGLGAVNMGEAELIKELVYKIIHVDKIKMKV, from the coding sequence ATGAAAGAATTAGATTTAATCCTCAAAAATATTAAAAATAAAGAAGTTTTACCTATTTATTTTTTCCACGGAGAAGAACCTTACTTTATTGATGCAGCCGTAAAAGTGCTTGAACACGACTTTCTGGAGGAAGATGAAAAAGCTTTTAACCAGACTGTAGTATATGGAAAAGATACTTCTTATCAGGAGATTCTTTCCCTGGCGAGACAGTTTCCGATGATGGGCGATAAGCAGCTGATCATCGTAAAAGAAGCTCAGGATCTGAAGTTTAATGAGGAAGAAAACCGTGTTCTTGAAACCTATGTAGAAAATCCCGTTCCTTCAACCGTCCTTGCTTTTGCCCATAAGCATAAGAAACTGGACAGCAGGAAAAAGGCTACTAAAGCTTTAGATAAAGCAAAAGCTCTTTTCTTAAGTGAATCTGTAAGGGATAATAACCTTCCCAAATGGATTGCTGATGAATGTGCACGGCTGAAGATAAAAACGGCCCCAAATATTGCTCATCTCCTGGCAGAATATCTTGGAAACGATCTTTCAAGAATTGCCAATGAACTGAACAAATTGAAGATCATTCTTAAGGAAGGAGAAATTCTGGACGGAACGATCGTTGAAAATCATATCGGGATCAGTAAAGAATATAATGTTTTTGAACTTCAGAAAGCTTTGGGAACTAAAAATGCGGATGCAGCATTCAGAATTGCTCATTTTATGGGTAAAAATCCAAAGAATAATCCTTTTGTGATGATGTTGGCCAGCCTTTACAGCTATTTCTCAAATGTAATTATTTATCAGACCATGGCCGGGCAGCCGCCACAGACTATCGCCTCACAAATGGGAGTGAATCCTTATTTCATTAAAGACTATGCGGAAAGTGCCAGACTGTATCCTTTGAAACATGCGACCAGAGTTATTTCTATCCTAAGAGAATTCGATATGAAAGGGAAAGGTCTCGGAGCCGTTAATATGGGTGAAGCCGAGCTGATCAAGGAGCTGGTATACAAGATCATTCATGTGGATAAAATTAAGATGAAGGTGTAG
- the trxB gene encoding thioredoxin-disulfide reductase has protein sequence MEQNILDCVIVGSGPSGFTAAIYAARADLKPELYTGLEPGGQLTTTTEVDNFPGYPAGITGPEMMMDLQKQAERFDTKVHYEMITKAEFSKEVGGVHKLYAGNKEILAKSVIISTGATAKYLGLDDEKKYNGGGVSACATCDGFFYRGKDVVVVGAGDTAAEEATYLAKLVNKVTMLVRKGEFRASKAMIHRVENTPNIEVKFHHELIGIEGENNLVERAVVINNQTQEKSTVDVHGIFIAIGHKPNTDIFAGQIDLDENGYIATEKGSTRTNLPGVFAAGDVQDHIYRQAITAAGSGCMAAMDAEKYLAELH, from the coding sequence ATGGAGCAAAACATTTTAGATTGTGTGATCGTTGGATCCGGGCCTTCTGGCTTTACAGCGGCTATTTATGCGGCAAGAGCAGACCTGAAACCTGAATTGTATACAGGTTTGGAGCCGGGCGGACAATTAACAACAACTACGGAAGTGGATAACTTCCCAGGATATCCGGCGGGGATTACAGGTCCTGAAATGATGATGGATCTGCAGAAGCAGGCAGAAAGATTTGATACCAAAGTTCATTACGAAATGATCACCAAAGCTGAGTTCTCAAAAGAAGTAGGTGGTGTTCACAAATTATATGCAGGAAACAAGGAGATTTTGGCCAAATCGGTAATTATCTCTACAGGTGCCACTGCAAAATATCTTGGTCTTGATGACGAGAAAAAATATAATGGGGGTGGAGTTTCAGCATGTGCAACGTGCGACGGATTTTTCTACAGAGGAAAAGACGTTGTCGTAGTAGGTGCAGGAGATACAGCTGCTGAAGAAGCCACTTATCTTGCGAAACTGGTAAATAAAGTGACCATGTTGGTGAGAAAAGGGGAATTCAGAGCTTCTAAAGCAATGATTCACAGAGTAGAAAATACACCGAACATTGAAGTGAAATTTCACCATGAGCTGATTGGTATCGAAGGAGAAAACAACTTGGTGGAAAGAGCAGTGGTGATCAATAACCAGACCCAGGAGAAATCAACGGTGGACGTACACGGAATATTTATCGCTATCGGTCACAAACCGAATACTGATATTTTCGCCGGCCAGATTGATCTTGATGAGAACGGATATATTGCTACAGAAAAAGGATCTACAAGAACGAATCTTCCGGGTGTATTCGCTGCAGGAGATGTTCAGGATCATATCTACAGACAAGCTATTACAGCAGCGGGAAGCGGTTGTATGGCAGCGATGGATGCAGAGAAATATCTTGCTGAATTACATTAA
- a CDS encoding heavy metal translocating P-type ATPase has protein sequence MATNNNRETIYIPLEDVESEHCSLIVEKGLAKVDGVETQKVEINNHRAAITVKDAETVGKAVAAIKDLGYGVPTVKNSFPVLGMTCASCAGSAESIVKYESGVIEASVNYATGNLTVEYLPNMTDATKLQKAVQSVGYDLLIVEEAKQQQSLETIHAEKFKKLKNKTIWAVILSLPVVTIGMFFMDMPYGNEIMWAFSTPVVLWLGKDFFINAWKQARHRSANMDTLVALSTGIAYVFSVFNMFFMDFWHQRGLHAHVYFEAAAVVIAFILLGKLLEEKAKGNTSTAIKKLMGLQPKTVMVIAPDGTEKQTAIEEVNVDDIILVKPGEKIAVDGMVTSGNSYVDESMLSGEPVPVLKQENEKVFAGTINQKGSFQFKAVKVGKETMLAQIIKMVQDAQGSKAPVQKLVDKIAGIFVPVVIGIAILTFVLWFILGGDNGVVQGLLAAVTVLVIACPCALGLATPTAIMVGVGKGAENGILIKDAESLELAKKVNAIVLDKTGTITQGRPEVTSIQWLNNDDTTKTILLSIEKQSEHPLAEAVVKHLEGAATAPLSNFDSITGKGAKANHNNETYFVGNKKLLAENNIVIAEQLQNQADEWGKQSKTVIWFANSKEALSVIAISDKIKETSVQAIAAMQEMGIDLYMLTGDNEATAKAIAEQTGILHYKAEVLPQHKADFVKELQSKGKVVAMVGDGINDSTALATADVSIAMGKGSDIAMDVAKMTIISSDLTKIPQAIRLSKQTVATIKQNLFWAFIYNLIGIPLAAGILYPINGFLLNPMIAGAAMALSSVSVVSNSLRLKWKK, from the coding sequence ATGGCTACAAATAACAATAGAGAAACGATTTACATTCCTTTAGAAGATGTAGAAAGCGAACATTGTTCATTAATCGTTGAAAAAGGATTGGCAAAGGTTGATGGTGTTGAAACCCAGAAAGTGGAAATCAACAACCACAGGGCAGCCATTACCGTTAAAGATGCAGAAACTGTTGGCAAAGCCGTTGCAGCTATTAAAGACTTAGGCTATGGTGTACCAACCGTAAAAAATTCCTTCCCGGTTTTGGGTATGACTTGTGCTTCTTGTGCGGGTAGTGCAGAAAGTATCGTAAAGTATGAGTCAGGTGTGATTGAGGCTTCTGTCAACTACGCAACAGGAAATCTGACCGTTGAGTACCTTCCCAATATGACGGACGCTACCAAACTGCAAAAAGCCGTTCAGAGTGTTGGTTATGACCTGCTCATTGTTGAAGAAGCAAAGCAACAGCAATCTCTGGAGACCATCCATGCAGAAAAATTCAAAAAGCTAAAAAACAAAACTATTTGGGCCGTTATATTATCGTTACCCGTGGTAACCATCGGGATGTTTTTTATGGATATGCCTTATGGAAACGAAATCATGTGGGCATTTTCCACTCCTGTGGTACTTTGGCTAGGTAAAGACTTTTTTATCAATGCGTGGAAACAGGCCAGACACCGCTCTGCCAACATGGATACTTTGGTTGCCTTGAGTACAGGAATTGCCTATGTATTCAGTGTATTTAATATGTTTTTTATGGATTTCTGGCACCAAAGAGGATTGCACGCGCACGTCTATTTTGAAGCAGCTGCAGTGGTCATCGCCTTTATCCTTTTAGGTAAATTATTGGAAGAAAAAGCCAAAGGAAACACCTCTACTGCCATTAAAAAACTGATGGGCCTGCAACCAAAAACCGTGATGGTAATAGCGCCCGATGGAACAGAAAAACAAACTGCTATTGAAGAGGTAAATGTAGATGATATAATCCTGGTAAAGCCCGGCGAAAAAATTGCGGTCGATGGAATGGTTACTTCCGGTAATTCGTATGTAGACGAAAGTATGCTGAGTGGCGAACCCGTTCCGGTATTGAAACAAGAAAATGAAAAAGTATTTGCGGGAACCATTAATCAAAAAGGAAGTTTCCAATTTAAAGCAGTGAAAGTAGGGAAGGAAACCATGCTGGCTCAAATCATAAAAATGGTGCAGGATGCACAAGGCAGTAAAGCTCCCGTTCAAAAATTGGTTGATAAAATTGCAGGGATTTTCGTTCCGGTGGTAATTGGTATTGCCATTCTTACGTTTGTTTTGTGGTTTATTTTAGGCGGTGATAACGGTGTAGTACAGGGATTGTTGGCCGCCGTTACGGTATTAGTTATTGCTTGTCCTTGTGCTTTAGGACTGGCTACGCCAACGGCTATAATGGTCGGTGTGGGTAAAGGTGCCGAAAATGGTATTTTAATTAAAGATGCCGAAAGCCTTGAATTGGCTAAGAAAGTGAATGCAATTGTGTTGGATAAAACCGGAACAATAACACAAGGAAGACCTGAGGTAACAAGTATCCAATGGCTGAACAATGATGATACAACCAAGACTATTTTGCTGAGTATTGAAAAACAATCAGAGCATCCGTTAGCGGAAGCCGTGGTGAAACATTTGGAAGGCGCTGCTACCGCACCCTTATCCAACTTCGACAGCATTACAGGGAAAGGTGCAAAAGCCAATCATAATAACGAAACCTATTTTGTAGGAAATAAAAAACTCCTGGCAGAAAACAACATTGTGATTGCCGAACAATTGCAAAACCAAGCCGATGAATGGGGCAAACAGTCCAAAACGGTCATTTGGTTTGCAAACAGCAAAGAGGCACTTTCCGTTATCGCCATATCCGATAAAATCAAAGAAACATCAGTTCAGGCAATTGCAGCAATGCAGGAAATGGGTATCGACTTGTATATGCTAACAGGCGACAATGAAGCTACTGCCAAAGCGATTGCTGAGCAAACAGGCATCCTGCATTACAAAGCCGAAGTATTGCCACAACACAAAGCAGATTTTGTAAAAGAATTGCAAAGCAAAGGAAAAGTAGTAGCTATGGTAGGCGACGGAATTAACGACAGTACTGCCCTGGCAACGGCCGATGTAAGTATTGCCATGGGAAAAGGCAGCGACATCGCCATGGATGTAGCCAAAATGACCATCATTTCATCAGACCTTACCAAAATACCGCAGGCAATACGTTTATCAAAACAAACAGTGGCCACCATTAAGCAAAATCTCTTTTGGGCGTTTATTTACAACCTGATTGGCATTCCCCTGGCTGCCGGAATATTGTATCCTATTAACGGTTTCTTGTTAAACCCAATGATAGCCGGAGCGGCAATGGCTTTGAGTAGCGTAAGCGTAGTGAGTAATAGTTTAAGATTGAAATGGAAGAAATAA
- a CDS encoding glyceraldehyde-3-phosphate dehydrogenase: MESKVIKITHTTGTYIINIPDGRLNEMQSQLDKCLNDEQGAIVVKGENGDQFVYPSDLLKNSFIAIVNKEEVKVL; encoded by the coding sequence ATGGAAAGCAAAGTCATAAAAATTACCCACACTACAGGAACCTACATCATTAATATTCCGGACGGAAGGCTGAATGAAATGCAAAGCCAGCTAGACAAATGCCTGAACGACGAACAGGGCGCTATTGTGGTGAAGGGAGAAAACGGAGATCAATTTGTGTATCCGTCTGATCTTCTAAAAAACAGTTTCATTGCCATAGTAAATAAGGAAGAGGTTAAAGTCTTGTAA
- a CDS encoding AraC family transcriptional regulator produces the protein MVVQNELDKLGLSAISIKLGEIIFEKALTTEKKRDLAEALSILGFGVIDDKKSRIIEKIKNTIIELVHHDDNDAKSNLSDILSEKLHQDYNYLSNLFSEVEGTTIEKYFIAQKIERVKELLVYDELSLSEIAFQLNYSSVAYLSNQFKKTIGLTPSHFKQIKEEKRKPLDQV, from the coding sequence ATGGTGGTTCAAAATGAATTGGATAAGCTTGGTTTGTCAGCCATAAGCATAAAGCTTGGCGAGATCATTTTTGAAAAAGCACTGACTACAGAAAAGAAGCGGGATTTAGCAGAAGCCTTATCAATCTTGGGTTTTGGAGTAATAGATGATAAAAAAAGCAGGATCATTGAAAAGATAAAAAATACCATCATCGAGTTGGTACATCATGATGATAATGACGCTAAAAGCAACCTATCGGATATTTTAAGTGAGAAACTTCACCAGGATTACAATTATTTGTCCAACCTTTTCTCTGAAGTGGAAGGCACAACGATTGAAAAATATTTTATTGCCCAGAAAATTGAAAGAGTAAAAGAACTATTGGTTTATGATGAACTTTCACTGAGCGAAATTGCTTTTCAGCTCAATTATTCCAGTGTGGCTTATCTCAGCAATCAATTCAAAAAAACTATCGGATTGACACCGAGTCATTTCAAACAAATAAAGGAGGAGAAACGCAAACCATTAGACCAGGTTTAG
- a CDS encoding DUF2798 domain-containing protein produces the protein MDKKYFKYINTLFVVIPMTLIMAFVGLMRNYGFGEDWFLKFLKAWSVMLPVAYISAFIIIPNARKLAEKSTSKS, from the coding sequence ATGGACAAAAAGTATTTCAAGTACATCAACACATTGTTTGTTGTAATCCCAATGACACTAATTATGGCGTTTGTAGGACTGATGCGTAATTATGGTTTCGGAGAAGATTGGTTTTTAAAATTCCTGAAAGCCTGGAGCGTTATGTTGCCTGTCGCCTACATTTCGGCATTTATCATTATTCCAAATGCAAGAAAATTGGCAGAAAAATCAACCTCTAAATCATAA
- a CDS encoding heavy-metal-associated domain-containing protein encodes MKNVELSIPNMQSAHCQTRVNGAIAAIEGLKIEKLEAGKLSVAVESDEVRKELVETIEKAGYKVDGDDSEKDSSPSGECCTN; translated from the coding sequence ATGAAAAATGTAGAATTGAGCATTCCAAATATGCAGAGTGCACATTGCCAGACAAGAGTAAATGGCGCAATCGCAGCTATTGAAGGTTTAAAAATTGAAAAATTAGAGGCTGGAAAATTATCCGTTGCTGTTGAAAGCGACGAAGTAAGAAAAGAGCTGGTAGAAACCATTGAAAAAGCGGGTTACAAAGTAGACGGTGACGATAGCGAAAAAGATTCAAGCCCTTCAGGCGAATGTTGTACTAACTAA
- a CDS encoding AraC family transcriptional regulator, with protein sequence MKLLIKGMVCNRCIYFLSEEFPKLGLEISEIRLGVVILKETDTTIVDDQVIRTMLQKNGFDLLYNKDQKIIELIKTAVEKGIDEQLDTGKPVKFSAFISNELYKEYDSLSALFSSLEGLTLEKFIISKKIEKVIELLVYTDQSLSDIAYALGYGSPAYLSNQLKKYTGFTSSHYKKIRRDKMAITTKII encoded by the coding sequence ATGAAACTATTAATCAAAGGAATGGTATGCAACAGGTGTATTTATTTTCTGTCTGAAGAATTTCCCAAGCTCGGTTTGGAAATTTCCGAAATACGCTTAGGGGTTGTAATTCTAAAAGAAACCGATACAACCATCGTTGATGATCAAGTGATCAGAACCATGCTTCAAAAGAACGGATTCGATTTGTTATACAATAAGGACCAAAAGATTATTGAATTGATTAAAACTGCCGTTGAAAAAGGGATTGATGAACAATTGGATACTGGCAAGCCTGTTAAATTTTCGGCATTTATCAGCAACGAATTGTATAAAGAATATGACTCGCTGAGTGCCTTATTTTCATCTTTGGAAGGACTAACGCTCGAAAAATTTATTATCTCAAAGAAGATAGAAAAAGTAATAGAGCTTTTAGTCTACACGGATCAGTCGCTGTCTGATATTGCTTATGCCTTAGGTTACGGAAGTCCGGCTTACCTATCCAATCAGTTAAAAAAGTACACCGGCTTTACCTCTTCCCACTATAAAAAGATAAGACGTGATAAGATGGCTATTACAACAAAAATCATATAA
- a CDS encoding Crp/Fnr family transcriptional regulator — MQEQLTNYIKGIITVTDEEMDKILSCFKPLEVEKNELLVIHGQTSQRTFFVGNGCLRIFFITEDGQEATRYLAFENNFATALCSFISKEPSLEFIQALEPTSLLYISHKDFYHLLEIVPSWEKFYRHYLENAYVNNTNRLMSFLTLDATERYKQLLDINPKIVQRLPNKIVATYLNISQETLSRLKSKR, encoded by the coding sequence ATGCAAGAGCAACTTACTAATTATATCAAAGGAATTATAACGGTGACAGATGAGGAAATGGACAAAATTCTTTCCTGTTTCAAGCCGTTGGAAGTTGAAAAAAATGAACTTTTGGTTATTCACGGACAAACCAGCCAACGGACTTTTTTCGTTGGCAATGGTTGTTTACGTATATTTTTTATAACCGAAGACGGACAAGAGGCGACGCGATATCTGGCATTTGAAAATAACTTTGCCACGGCACTGTGTAGTTTTATCTCAAAGGAACCTTCATTAGAATTCATTCAGGCGTTAGAACCAACGTCGTTACTTTATATATCACACAAAGACTTCTATCACCTCTTAGAAATCGTTCCTTCGTGGGAGAAATTTTATCGGCATTATTTAGAAAACGCCTATGTAAATAATACCAACAGGCTTATGTCGTTTTTGACACTCGATGCAACGGAACGATATAAACAGTTGTTGGACATCAACCCAAAAATCGTTCAACGTTTGCCAAACAAAATCGTAGCGACTTATCTCAATATTTCGCAAGAGACCTTGAGTAGGCTGAAATCAAAACGTTAG
- a CDS encoding type I restriction enzyme HsdR N-terminal domain-containing protein: protein MELPKLNFQDTFDFKFKKDKDKFFIYDLVRKTYLLLTPEEWVRQHWVHYYLTVKAYSPSALITEKKILLNGLTKRIDLLVTEKTEPIILIECKAPQIKLTEKTFEQTARYNSIIGAKEIILTNGLQHINAYYENGQYQFYRPE from the coding sequence ATGGAACTTCCAAAACTGAATTTTCAGGACACTTTTGATTTTAAATTCAAGAAAGACAAAGATAAGTTTTTTATTTATGACTTGGTCCGCAAAACTTACCTGCTCCTTACTCCCGAAGAATGGGTGAGGCAGCATTGGGTGCACTATTATCTTACGGTAAAGGCCTATTCCCCATCTGCACTTATCACAGAGAAAAAGATCCTTCTGAACGGTCTTACGAAAAGAATTGACCTTCTGGTTACTGAAAAAACAGAGCCTATTATCCTGATCGAATGCAAAGCTCCACAGATAAAACTTACGGAGAAAACATTTGAACAGACAGCAAGGTATAACTCCATCATCGGAGCTAAAGAAATTATCCTGACCAATGGTCTGCAGCACATCAATGCCTATTACGAAAACGGGCAGTACCAGTTTTACAGACCTGAGTAA